The DNA segment CAACCATGTCCTCGGACACTGCGACCGGCACATGCTTGTTGCCGTTGTAAACGCCGAAGGTGACTCCGACGAACTGCGGCAGGATCGTGGAGCGACGGCTCCAGATCTTTACGACGTCGTGACGACCCGAGCTGCGCGCGGCTTCCGCCTTCTTGAGGA comes from the Ancylobacter pratisalsi genome and includes:
- the rpsS gene encoding 30S ribosomal protein S19; this encodes MSRSVWKGPFVDGYLLKKAEAARSSGRHDVVKIWSRRSTILPQFVGVTFGVYNGNKHVPVAVSEDMVGHKFGEFAPTRTYYGHAADKKAKRK